A window of the Apodemus sylvaticus chromosome 15, mApoSyl1.1, whole genome shotgun sequence genome harbors these coding sequences:
- the Tssk2 gene encoding testis-specific serine/threonine-protein kinase 2 gives MDDAAVLRKKGYIVGINLGKGSYAKVKSAYSERLKFNVAVKIIDRKKTPTDFVERFLPREMDILATVNHRSIIKTYEIFETSDGRIYIVMELGVQGDLLEFIKCRGALHEDVARKMFRQLSSAVKYCHDLDVVHRDLKCENLLLDKDFNIKLSDFGFSKRCLRDGSGRIVLSKTFCGSAAYAAPEVLQGIPYQPKVYDIWSLGVILYIMVCGSMPYDDSDIKKMLRIQKEHRVDFPRSKNLTGECKDLIYRILQPDVNRRLHIDEILSHSWLQPPKPKAMSSASFKREGEGKYRADCKLDTRPGSRPEHRPDHKLGTKPQHRLLVAPENEDRMEDRLADNSRAKDHHISGAEVGKAST, from the coding sequence ATGGACGATGCCGCGGTCCTAAGGAAGAAGGGTTACATCGTGGGAATCAATCTGGGCAAGGGCTCCTACGCCAAAGTCAAATCCGCCTACTCAGAGCGCCTCAAGTTCAACGTGGCGGTCAAGATCATAGACCGCAAGAAAACACCCACGGACTTTGTGGAGAGATTCCTTCCTAGGGAGATGGACATCCTGGCGACCGTCAACCACCGTTCCATCATCAAGACCTACGAGATCTTTGAGACCTCTGATGGACGCATCTACATTGTCATGGAGCTGGGCGTCCAGGGCGACCTCCTCGAGTTCATCAAGTGCCGAGGAGCCCTGCATGAGGACGTGGCACGCAAGATGTTCCGCCAGCTCTCCTCAGCTGTCAAGTACTGCCACGACCTGGATGTCGTCCACCGAGACCTCAAGTGTGAGAACCTTCTGCTCGACAAGGACTTCAACATCAAGCTGTCTGACTTCGGCTTCTCCAAGCGCTGCCTGCGGGACGGGAGCGGGCGCATTGTCCTCAGCAAAACCTTCTGTGGGTCAGCAGCTTATGCGGCCCCCGAGGTGCTGCAGGGCATCCCCTACCAGCCCAAGGTGTATGACATCTGGAGCCTGGGTGTGATCCTCTACATCATGGTCTGTGGCTCCATGCCCTACGATGACTCCGACATCAAAAAGATGCTGCGCATCCAGAAGGAGCACCGAGTGGACTTCCCACGCTCCAAGAATCTAACTGGTGAGTGCAAGGACCTCATCTACCGCATCCTACAGCCAGATGTCAACCGGCGGCTGCACATTGATGAGATCCTCAGCCACTCGTGGCTACAGCCCCCCAAGCCCAAAGCCATGTCTTCTGCCTCCTtcaagagggagggggaaggcaaGTATCGAGCTGATTGCAAACTGGATACTCGACCAGGCTCCAGACCCGAACACCGGCCTGACCACAAACTGGGGACCAAACCCCAGCACCGGCTGCTGGTGGCACCCGAGAATGAAGACAGGATGGAGGACAGGCTGGCTGACAATTCCAGAGCTAAAGACCATCACATCTCTGGAGCTGAGGTGGGGAAAGCAAGTACCTAA